A region of Lacinutrix sp. Hel_I_90 DNA encodes the following proteins:
- a CDS encoding M14 family zinc carboxypeptidase, whose amino-acid sequence MDTNTLKTLFETHKEETLSGRYIHAEHIKPLLIKHKNNFTIEPIGHSVLGEAIHSISIGNGPKRILMWSQMHGNESTTTKAIFDLLNLFNESNALTLAILKACTIAIIPLLNPDGAKAYTRLNANAIDLNRDAKDLSQPESRVLRDFFNAFKPHFCFNLHGQRTIFGAGKTNNSATISFLSPTQDQARNVTDNRQVAMSLINDMNSMLQLEIPNQVGIYDDAYNINCVGDTFQTLNVPTILFEAGHYKNDYNREEVRRFMFQSLLRAIQLVASNEINTNSYSEYSKIPQNEKCFYDIIIKDAKYNNEIVDIAIQYQERLVDNIVHFIPQIEKIEKLKGFYAHKTLKANYNEVLTLNGQQLVLGNEIDFVNISNVKFSLNIE is encoded by the coding sequence ATGGACACAAACACACTTAAAACACTTTTTGAAACACATAAAGAAGAAACGCTCTCTGGGCGTTATATTCATGCTGAACATATTAAACCACTTCTTATAAAACATAAAAATAATTTTACGATTGAACCTATTGGTCATTCGGTTCTAGGTGAAGCTATTCATTCCATTAGCATTGGTAATGGTCCAAAAAGAATACTTATGTGGTCTCAAATGCACGGCAATGAATCAACTACGACAAAAGCAATCTTCGATTTATTAAACCTTTTTAATGAGTCAAACGCGCTTACTCTGGCTATTTTGAAAGCGTGTACTATTGCTATTATTCCGCTATTAAATCCAGATGGCGCAAAGGCCTATACAAGATTAAATGCTAATGCTATAGACCTAAATCGTGATGCTAAAGACTTATCTCAACCAGAAAGTAGAGTCTTACGGGATTTCTTTAATGCGTTTAAACCACATTTTTGTTTCAATTTACACGGCCAGCGTACTATTTTTGGTGCAGGTAAAACAAATAATAGTGCTACAATCTCTTTCTTATCACCAACACAAGACCAGGCGCGTAATGTAACAGATAACAGGCAGGTTGCTATGTCTTTAATTAACGATATGAATAGTATGCTTCAACTTGAAATTCCAAATCAGGTGGGTATTTACGATGATGCTTACAACATTAATTGTGTAGGTGACACGTTTCAAACATTAAATGTGCCAACGATTTTATTTGAAGCTGGACACTATAAAAACGACTACAATAGAGAAGAGGTAAGGCGTTTTATGTTTCAGTCGTTACTACGCGCTATTCAATTGGTAGCATCTAATGAAATTAATACCAATAGCTATTCGGAGTATTCGAAAATCCCTCAAAATGAAAAGTGTTTTTACGACATTATCATTAAGGATGCAAAATATAATAATGAAATAGTTGATATTGCTATTCAGTACCAAGAACGTTTAGTTGATAATATTGTGCATTTTATTCCACAAATTGAAAAAATAGAAAAATTAAAGGGTTTTTACGCACATAAAACCTTGAAAGCCAATTATAATGAAGTGTTAACATTAAATGGGCAGCAGCTTGTTCTGGGAAACGAAATCGATTTCGTAAACATTTCTAATGTAAAGTTTTCATTAAATATTGAATAA
- a CDS encoding DUF4258 domain-containing protein yields MSLLKRFGYYFGGFAIGLVILAFFLNGKRVSCDYGPDARVLKNINTKPMVFSQDVITFMSAKQIDTTQVNYILYRGDVNFSMSNTNKTPCKEYYIEGKLHDKAAALIIENCEKKALLKSIKFLD; encoded by the coding sequence ATGAGTTTACTAAAAAGATTTGGGTATTATTTTGGCGGATTCGCTATTGGTTTAGTGATTTTAGCATTCTTTTTAAATGGAAAAAGAGTCTCTTGTGATTATGGACCAGATGCACGTGTACTAAAAAACATAAACACAAAACCAATGGTGTTTTCTCAAGACGTCATTACTTTTATGTCTGCCAAACAAATTGACACTACTCAGGTTAATTATATTCTATATAGAGGTGACGTTAATTTCTCAATGAGTAATACAAACAAGACCCCTTGCAAAGAGTACTATATTGAAGGTAAACTCCATGACAAAGCTGCTGCTTTAATAATAGAAAACTGTGAAAAGAAAGCCCTTTTAAAAAGTATTAAATTTTTAGATTAA
- a CDS encoding TerC family protein: MLDFLLTSDAIFALLTLTFLEIILGIDNIVFISIAANKLPKEQRGKVTNIGLLLAMVQRIILLFFVSFLVGLSKPFFIVEKDWLHLEISWQAIILFVGGLFLIYKSTSEIREKVEAPSHDEDEIKGKVIKSLQQAIVQILIIDFIFSIDSILTAVGMTNGLSNNQNHNLVLMIIAVVISIVVMIAFANKIRRFIDENPSVQILGLSFLILIGFMLITEAGHLSHTSVFGNTVGAIPKGYLYFAIAFSLFVEFLNQKIGKTKTDEKKNTL, encoded by the coding sequence ATGCTTGACTTTCTACTAACCTCAGATGCTATTTTCGCATTACTAACTTTAACTTTTTTGGAGATAATATTAGGAATAGATAATATTGTTTTTATTTCTATTGCGGCTAATAAACTACCTAAAGAACAACGTGGTAAAGTGACAAATATTGGTTTATTATTAGCCATGGTACAACGCATTATTTTGTTGTTTTTTGTATCGTTTTTAGTCGGTTTATCGAAACCATTTTTTATTGTAGAAAAAGATTGGTTGCACCTCGAGATTAGTTGGCAAGCCATCATTTTATTTGTAGGTGGATTATTTTTAATTTATAAATCGACTTCAGAAATTAGAGAGAAGGTTGAAGCGCCTAGTCATGATGAAGATGAAATAAAAGGTAAAGTGATAAAGTCTCTTCAACAAGCGATTGTTCAGATTCTAATTATTGATTTTATATTTTCTATCGATTCCATATTAACAGCCGTTGGGATGACTAATGGATTATCTAATAATCAAAATCACAATTTAGTATTAATGATTATTGCTGTTGTAATTTCTATAGTCGTCATGATTGCTTTTGCAAATAAAATTAGACGTTTTATAGACGAAAATCCTAGTGTTCAAATTTTAGGTTTGTCGTTTTTAATCCTCATTGGTTTTATGCTAATTACCGAAGCTGGCCATTTATCGCACACGTCTGTCTTTGGAAATACAGTTGGTGCTATACCAAAAGGATATTTATATTTTGCTATTGCGTTTTCTTTGTTTGTGGAATTTTTAAATCAGAAAATTGGGAAAACAAAAACAGACGAGAAGAAAAACACTTTATAA
- a CDS encoding DinB family protein yields the protein MNAKQLDQSEYIPYFKNYIDQAGSIELMEGLEKGLAQMSDFFQSIPESKLDYRYAESKWTIKEIISHLLDTERIFCYRALRFAREDKTPVLGFDENKYVPSSLANNRTVRDLVEEFSAQRQSTISLFKSFNDNMLKSKGVAGGGAVSVRALGFLIIGHEKHHENIIKQRYL from the coding sequence ATGAATGCAAAACAACTGGACCAAAGCGAATACATACCTTATTTTAAAAATTACATCGATCAAGCAGGAAGCATTGAACTTATGGAAGGATTGGAAAAAGGATTGGCACAAATGAGCGATTTTTTTCAATCCATTCCAGAAAGTAAATTAGACTATCGCTATGCAGAAAGTAAATGGACTATAAAGGAAATAATAAGTCATTTATTAGACACTGAACGCATATTTTGTTATCGTGCCTTACGTTTTGCAAGAGAAGATAAAACGCCTGTTTTGGGTTTTGACGAAAATAAATATGTACCGTCAAGCTTGGCAAATAATAGAACCGTAAGAGATTTAGTTGAAGAGTTTTCTGCGCAAAGGCAATCTACAATTAGCCTGTTTAAAAGTTTTAACGATAACATGCTTAAGTCTAAGGGAGTCGCAGGTGGAGGAGCGGTTTCAGTTAGAGCGCTAGGTTTTCTTATTATAGGTCACGAAAAGCATCATGAAAATATTATCAAACAGCGCTATCTGTAA
- a CDS encoding alanine dehydrogenase has protein sequence MSKSITPFSKAQLLPQEETLEILKHRSSLFIGIPKETAFQEKRVCLTPDAVSAIVNNGHRVLIESGAGEDSKFSDREYSENGAEITNDPAKVYACPMILKVEPPTIEELKLINPQTILISALQIKTQSKKYFETLASKRITALAFEFIRDDDGAYPAVRALSEIAGTASVLIAAELLSHSSEGNGLMFGNISGVPPVEVVILGAGTVGEFAARSAIGLGANVKIFDNSITKLRCVQTNLGRTLYTSTIQPKYLNKALKRCDVVIGAVRGKERSPILVTEVMVEQMKKGAVVIDVSIDMGGCFETSEVTTHKKPTFKKHGVIHYCVPNIPARYSRTASASLSNIFTPYLLKIAEDGGLENSLRMDRGLKSGLYFYHGILTNRAVGEWFDLKYSDPNLLIF, from the coding sequence ATGTCTAAATCCATTACACCTTTTTCTAAAGCGCAATTACTCCCGCAAGAAGAGACCCTTGAAATTTTAAAGCACAGAAGCTCATTATTTATAGGTATTCCTAAAGAAACGGCCTTTCAAGAAAAAAGAGTCTGCCTCACACCAGATGCTGTTTCAGCTATTGTAAACAATGGACATCGGGTGCTTATAGAATCTGGTGCAGGAGAAGATTCCAAATTTAGTGACAGAGAGTATAGTGAGAATGGGGCAGAAATCACAAATGACCCAGCAAAAGTATATGCTTGCCCAATGATTTTAAAAGTAGAACCCCCTACTATTGAAGAATTAAAATTAATCAATCCGCAAACCATACTCATTTCTGCATTACAGATTAAAACGCAAAGCAAAAAATATTTTGAAACCTTAGCCTCTAAACGCATTACTGCTTTAGCCTTTGAATTTATTCGTGACGATGATGGCGCTTATCCTGCGGTGCGCGCATTAAGTGAAATTGCTGGTACAGCTTCTGTTTTAATTGCCGCAGAACTATTAAGTCACTCAAGTGAAGGTAATGGATTAATGTTTGGAAACATTAGTGGGGTACCCCCTGTTGAAGTGGTTATTTTAGGCGCAGGCACTGTTGGAGAATTTGCTGCCAGAAGCGCTATTGGATTAGGCGCAAATGTTAAAATATTTGATAATTCTATTACTAAGCTACGTTGCGTACAAACAAACCTAGGGAGAACATTATACACCTCTACTATTCAGCCTAAATATTTAAACAAAGCACTCAAACGCTGTGATGTTGTTATTGGTGCTGTTCGCGGTAAAGAACGCTCACCTATTCTTGTCACTGAAGTTATGGTTGAGCAAATGAAAAAAGGAGCTGTGGTAATCGATGTTAGTATTGACATGGGGGGCTGTTTTGAAACCAGCGAAGTAACGACTCATAAAAAACCAACCTTTAAAAAACATGGTGTCATTCATTATTGTGTACCCAATATTCCTGCACGCTATTCACGCACCGCTTCGGCTTCATTAAGCAACATCTTCACCCCCTATTTATTGAAAATTGCTGAAGATGGCGGACTTGAAAACTCTTTAAGAATGGATCGCGGACTAAAAAGCGGTCTTTACTTCTATCATGGCATTTTAACAAATCGTGCCGTTGGAGAATGGTTTGATTTAAAATATAGCGATCCCAATCTTTTAATTTTTTAA
- the aroB gene encoding 3-dehydroquinate synthase, producing the protein MTSISTQDYTIHFNKTGYKALNEHLKATNYSKVFILADENTNTDCVPFVLANIDTDIEYDILEIEPGEEQKNLDICLGLWEALSEYGADRKSVIINIGGGVITDLGGFVASTYKRGIPFINIPTSLLAMVDASIGGKTGVDLGHLKNQIGVINTPELIVVDTSFLATLPQLEMRSGLAEMLKHGLIFDEDYWHRLQNLSASTIADLDGLIYESIIIKKDIVAQDPTEQGIRKTLNYGHTIGHAIESYFLEHSEYKRLLHGEAIAIGMIMETYLSMKYLDFSEKEGEKIKSVFKSIYGHVNILGSDYAPIIELLKYDKKNEHGNINFVLLEAIGQPKVNCIVENDSILEAFAFYN; encoded by the coding sequence ATGACATCAATTTCTACACAAGACTACACCATTCATTTTAATAAAACTGGCTACAAAGCACTAAATGAACATCTTAAAGCTACTAATTATTCTAAAGTCTTTATTTTGGCCGATGAAAACACAAATACTGATTGTGTACCCTTTGTTTTAGCAAATATTGATACTGATATTGAATATGATATTTTAGAAATTGAGCCCGGTGAAGAGCAGAAAAATCTTGATATTTGTTTAGGTCTTTGGGAGGCTTTGTCTGAATATGGTGCAGATAGAAAAAGTGTCATTATTAATATAGGAGGAGGCGTTATTACAGACTTAGGGGGTTTTGTTGCTTCTACCTATAAACGTGGCATTCCTTTTATAAACATCCCGACCTCTTTACTAGCAATGGTTGATGCTTCCATTGGTGGAAAAACAGGTGTCGACCTAGGGCATTTAAAAAATCAAATTGGCGTTATCAACACGCCTGAACTTATTGTAGTAGACACTTCATTTTTAGCTACATTACCACAATTAGAAATGCGTTCCGGACTTGCTGAAATGCTTAAACATGGATTAATATTTGATGAAGACTATTGGCATAGACTTCAAAATTTAAGCGCTTCAACTATAGCGGATTTAGATGGATTAATATACGAATCTATCATAATTAAAAAAGACATTGTTGCTCAGGATCCAACAGAACAAGGGATAAGAAAAACTTTAAATTACGGCCATACTATAGGCCATGCTATCGAATCTTATTTTCTTGAACATTCAGAATACAAACGTCTTTTACACGGAGAAGCCATTGCGATAGGCATGATAATGGAAACCTATTTGTCAATGAAATACTTGGACTTTTCAGAAAAAGAAGGCGAAAAAATCAAATCTGTTTTTAAATCTATTTATGGTCATGTAAACATTTTAGGCAGTGACTACGCTCCTATTATAGAACTCCTTAAGTATGACAAGAAAAATGAGCATGGCAATATAAATTTTGTCTTATTAGAAGCTATTGGCCAACCAAAAGTAAATTGTATTGTTGAAAATGATAGTATTTTAGAGGCTTTTGCATTTTATAATTAA
- a CDS encoding helix-turn-helix transcriptional regulator, which yields MINNEDFTNRLKKVIDYYSESASSFAEEIGVQRSSISHILSGRNKPSLEFVLKVLSSFPEVELYWLMNGKGTFPSEKNTSVNLEEKVESKNQDLFSEPISQNSNSETPELQKPIDASKKEIDRIVIFYKDGSFSNFENS from the coding sequence ATGATAAACAACGAAGATTTTACGAATAGACTCAAAAAAGTCATTGATTACTATAGCGAAAGTGCCTCTTCCTTTGCCGAAGAAATTGGTGTACAGCGCTCAAGTATTTCTCATATACTCTCTGGTAGAAATAAACCCAGTTTAGAATTTGTACTTAAAGTACTCTCTTCTTTTCCTGAGGTTGAATTGTATTGGTTGATGAACGGGAAAGGAACATTTCCTTCAGAAAAAAACACTTCAGTTAATCTTGAAGAAAAAGTTGAATCTAAAAACCAAGATTTATTTTCTGAACCAATTTCTCAAAATTCAAATTCAGAAACACCTGAATTGCAAAAACCAATAGATGCTTCCAAAAAAGAAATTGATCGTATCGTCATTTTTTATAAAGATGGTAGTTTTTCAAATTTTGAGAATTCGTAA
- a CDS encoding Lrp/AsnC family transcriptional regulator — MAKFKLDEIDHQILDMLIDNTRVPFTDIAKKLLISAGTVHVRVKKMEDAGIIKGSSLTLDYKKLGYSFIAYVGVFLQNTSQTKFVLERINEIPYVTVAHVTTGKFNVFCKIRAKNTEHAKEIIFRLDDIEGVYRTETMISLEESINDKRRLMHDIFNSL; from the coding sequence ATGGCAAAATTTAAATTAGACGAAATTGATCATCAAATCCTTGATATGTTGATTGATAATACGAGGGTACCTTTCACAGATATTGCAAAAAAATTATTGATTTCTGCGGGTACAGTGCATGTAAGAGTAAAAAAAATGGAAGATGCGGGTATAATTAAAGGCTCTTCTTTAACTCTAGATTACAAAAAATTAGGATATTCTTTTATCGCTTATGTTGGAGTTTTTCTTCAGAATACTTCGCAAACTAAGTTTGTGTTAGAGCGCATAAATGAAATCCCTTATGTAACGGTAGCTCATGTTACCACAGGAAAATTTAATGTTTTCTGTAAAATTAGAGCAAAGAATACCGAACATGCAAAGGAAATTATTTTTAGATTAGATGATATTGAAGGTGTGTACAGGACAGAAACGATGATTTCTTTAGAAGAGAGCATCAATGATAAAAGACGACTGATGCACGATATTTTCAATTCTTTATAA
- a CDS encoding proline dehydrogenase family protein, with translation MSQQNIFDNTEIAFALKSDSELGRAYFLFKMISKPTLVRIGSSLTSFALNARLPVEGLIKVTVFNHFCGGVNEADCESVIDKMYSKGVSSVLDFSVEGKETEAYFDAAKDKIIEIIHFTDEKEAIPIVVFKPTGFGRFALYQKKGEGRLFTEKEQEEWNRIVARFDVVCKLAKEKGVEVLIDAEESWMQDAADELVEDMMRKYNTDTVVVYNTLQTYRWDRLDFLKASHKRAKAEGFNLGMKIVRGAYMEKERDRAEEKDYKSPICESKVITDENFNACLKYILSNLDDISIFIGTHNEDSTYIALKMMKDLNIAINDTRVWFGQLFGMSDHISFNLSELGYNVAKYLPFGPVKDVMPYLIRRAEENTSVAGQTGRELALIKKELERRKLD, from the coding sequence ATGAGTCAACAAAACATATTTGATAATACAGAGATTGCATTCGCTTTAAAAAGTGATTCTGAACTCGGACGCGCCTATTTTTTATTCAAAATGATCTCAAAACCAACTTTGGTTCGTATTGGTTCGTCTTTAACAAGTTTTGCGTTAAACGCACGATTACCTGTTGAAGGTTTAATTAAGGTTACGGTTTTTAATCATTTTTGTGGAGGAGTTAATGAGGCCGATTGTGAATCGGTTATTGATAAAATGTATTCTAAAGGCGTGAGTTCTGTTTTGGATTTTTCAGTAGAAGGAAAAGAGACAGAGGCTTATTTTGATGCTGCAAAAGATAAAATTATTGAAATTATTCATTTTACAGACGAAAAAGAGGCTATTCCGATCGTCGTCTTTAAACCAACAGGTTTTGGACGTTTTGCGCTCTATCAAAAAAAAGGAGAAGGGCGTTTATTTACAGAGAAAGAGCAGGAGGAATGGAATAGAATTGTTGCTCGTTTTGATGTGGTATGTAAATTAGCTAAAGAAAAAGGAGTAGAAGTACTTATTGATGCAGAGGAAAGCTGGATGCAAGATGCAGCAGATGAGTTGGTTGAAGATATGATGCGGAAATATAACACCGATACGGTTGTGGTGTATAATACCTTACAGACGTACAGATGGGACAGATTAGATTTCTTAAAGGCCTCCCACAAACGTGCCAAAGCAGAAGGTTTTAATTTAGGTATGAAAATTGTTCGTGGTGCGTATATGGAAAAAGAGCGTGATCGTGCAGAAGAAAAAGATTATAAATCTCCAATTTGCGAATCCAAAGTTATTACTGATGAGAATTTTAATGCCTGTTTAAAATACATATTATCTAATCTGGATGATATTTCTATTTTTATTGGTACTCATAATGAAGACAGTACCTATATCGCTTTGAAAATGATGAAAGACTTAAACATTGCGATTAATGATACTAGAGTTTGGTTCGGACAACTTTTTGGTATGAGTGACCATATTAGCTTTAACTTATCTGAACTAGGGTATAATGTTGCTAAATACTTGCCTTTTGGGCCCGTTAAAGACGTGATGCCTTATTTGATTCGTAGAGCTGAAGAAAACACAAGTGTCGCTGGACAAACAGGACGAGAATTGGCGCTCATTAAAAAAGAGCTAGAGAGACGTAAATTGGATTAA
- a CDS encoding DNA gyrase/topoisomerase IV subunit A: MIEENDDLTNENLDNQEPQETITRITGMYKEWFLDYASYVILERAVPAIEDGFKPVQRRIMHSMKDLDDGRYNKVANIVGHTMQYHPHGDASIADAMVQIGQKDLLIDTQGNWGNILTGDRAAAARYIEARISKFGLDVVFNPKITEWQQSYDGRRKEPVNLPVMFPLLLAQGGEGIAVGLSTKILSHNFIELIDASIKHLQGKRFTILPDFATGGIADCSGYNDGLRGGKVRVRAKISQLDKNTLVITEIPFGTTTTTLIDSILKANEKGKIKIKKIDDNTAANVEILIHLPSGLSPDKTIDALYAFTACENSISPLGCVIEDNKPLFVGVTEMLRRSTDNTVDLLRQELEIRLGEHEEQWHFASLERIFIENRVYRDIEEEETWEGVIAAIDKGLQPHIKHLKRAITEEDITRLTEIRIKRISKFDIDKAQQKIDALEEQIAEVKHHLANLIAYAVTYFTRLKKEYSEGKERKTELRAFDDVDATKVVIRNTKLYVNKEEGFIGTSLKRDEYVCDCSDIDDIITFTAEGKMMVTKVDSKTFIGKDIIHVAVFKKKDKRTIYNLIYRDGAKGASYIKRFAVTSITRDKEYDLTNGNKGSKLWYFSANPNGEAEVITIYLRQVGSIKKLKWDVDFAEILIKGRASKGNVVTKYAIKSIELKEKGISTLKPRKIWFDDTVRRLNVDGRGELVGEFRGEDRILVINQKGIAKTIIPEVTTHFDDDMIVMEKWIPKKPISAIYFDGEKEKYFVKRFLIENENKEELFITEHPKSQLEIVSTDWKPMAQVVFAKERGKDRKDDLEVNLEEFITVKGISALGNQLTKEKIKTIDLLDPLPYEAPEEVHAEDLEVVDEVDVSENSNTKTNSAKTNDKAEDLDTDEKGQASMF, translated from the coding sequence ATGATAGAAGAAAACGACGACCTAACTAACGAAAATTTAGACAACCAAGAACCACAAGAAACAATAACCAGAATTACTGGTATGTATAAGGAGTGGTTTTTAGATTATGCTTCCTATGTCATTTTAGAACGTGCAGTACCAGCAATAGAAGATGGTTTTAAGCCTGTACAACGCCGTATCATGCACTCTATGAAAGACTTGGATGATGGTCGCTATAATAAAGTAGCAAACATTGTTGGGCATACCATGCAATACCATCCACATGGGGATGCTAGTATTGCAGATGCCATGGTGCAGATAGGGCAAAAAGACCTGTTAATAGATACTCAGGGAAACTGGGGGAATATTTTAACAGGAGATAGAGCAGCAGCTGCACGTTATATCGAAGCACGTATTTCTAAGTTTGGTTTAGATGTGGTGTTTAATCCGAAAATTACCGAGTGGCAACAGAGTTATGATGGGCGTCGTAAAGAGCCTGTTAATCTTCCGGTAATGTTTCCATTACTGCTGGCACAAGGCGGAGAAGGAATTGCAGTGGGACTATCTACTAAAATACTATCCCATAATTTTATAGAACTTATTGATGCCTCTATTAAGCATCTTCAAGGAAAACGGTTTACCATTTTACCCGATTTTGCAACTGGTGGGATTGCAGATTGTTCTGGGTATAATGATGGTTTACGGGGTGGTAAAGTACGTGTTCGTGCTAAAATTTCTCAGCTCGATAAAAACACCTTAGTCATTACCGAAATTCCTTTTGGTACAACGACAACAACGCTTATAGATTCTATTCTTAAAGCGAATGAGAAAGGAAAAATTAAAATCAAAAAAATAGACGATAATACGGCTGCTAACGTAGAGATTCTTATTCATTTACCTTCGGGGTTGTCGCCAGACAAAACCATTGATGCACTCTATGCATTTACCGCTTGTGAGAATTCGATTTCGCCTTTAGGCTGTGTGATTGAAGACAATAAACCTTTGTTTGTTGGCGTGACCGAAATGTTACGTCGCAGTACAGACAATACGGTAGATTTATTACGCCAGGAACTCGAAATTAGGCTCGGTGAGCATGAAGAACAGTGGCATTTTGCAAGTTTAGAGCGTATTTTCATCGAGAATAGAGTCTATCGCGATATTGAAGAAGAAGAAACTTGGGAAGGAGTTATTGCCGCTATCGACAAAGGGTTGCAACCACATATCAAGCACTTGAAACGGGCCATTACCGAAGAAGATATTACCCGCTTAACCGAAATTCGAATCAAGCGTATTTCTAAATTTGATATCGATAAAGCACAACAAAAAATAGACGCTTTAGAAGAACAAATTGCTGAAGTAAAACACCATTTAGCAAACCTTATAGCTTACGCAGTCACTTATTTTACCAGACTTAAAAAAGAATATAGTGAAGGTAAAGAACGTAAAACTGAGTTAAGGGCTTTTGATGATGTTGATGCGACTAAAGTGGTAATACGTAACACCAAACTCTACGTAAACAAAGAAGAAGGTTTTATTGGAACCTCTTTAAAACGTGATGAATACGTGTGTGATTGTAGTGATATTGATGATATTATTACCTTTACGGCAGAGGGTAAAATGATGGTCACTAAAGTAGATTCTAAAACCTTTATAGGGAAAGATATTATTCATGTAGCGGTCTTTAAAAAGAAAGACAAACGGACTATTTATAATCTAATCTATCGTGATGGTGCGAAAGGGGCATCGTATATAAAACGTTTTGCAGTCACTTCAATTACAAGAGATAAAGAATACGATTTAACCAATGGTAATAAAGGATCAAAACTTTGGTATTTCTCGGCAAATCCAAACGGTGAAGCAGAAGTGATTACCATTTACTTACGTCAGGTTGGTAGTATTAAAAAACTAAAATGGGATGTTGATTTTGCGGAGATTTTAATTAAAGGTCGCGCTTCTAAAGGAAATGTTGTCACTAAATATGCCATTAAATCAATTGAATTAAAAGAAAAAGGGATTTCAACTTTAAAGCCCCGTAAAATATGGTTTGATGATACTGTACGACGATTAAATGTTGACGGTCGTGGTGAGTTAGTTGGTGAATTTAGAGGAGAAGATCGCATTTTAGTGATTAATCAAAAAGGAATTGCAAAAACTATTATTCCCGAAGTGACAACGCATTTTGATGATGATATGATTGTAATGGAAAAATGGATTCCGAAAAAACCTATCTCTGCGATTTATTTTGATGGTGAAAAAGAGAAATATTTTGTTAAGCGTTTTTTAATTGAAAACGAAAACAAGGAAGAATTATTCATCACAGAGCATCCAAAATCACAATTGGAGATTGTTTCTACCGATTGGAAACCAATGGCACAGGTTGTTTTTGCGAAGGAAAGAGGTAAAGACCGTAAAGATGATTTAGAAGTAAATCTTGAGGAATTCATTACGGTTAAAGGAATTTCAGCTTTAGGAAATCAGTTAACCAAAGAGAAAATTAAGACTATCGATTTGCTTGATCCTTTGCCGTACGAAGCGCCCGAAGAAGTACATGCAGAAGATTTGGAAGTGGTAGATGAAGTTGATGTTTCTGAAAACAGCAATACAAAAACTAATAGCGCTAAAACAAATGATAAAGCTGAAGATTTAGATACCGACGAAAAAGGACAGGCTAGTATGTTTTAG